A stretch of the Streptomyces sp. NBC_01428 genome encodes the following:
- a CDS encoding enoyl-CoA hydratase/isomerase family protein — protein MTVHLEVAEGVGTIRLDRPPMNALDVATQDRLKELAEEAATRTDVRAVVLYGGEKVFAAGADIKEMQAMDHAAMVVRSRALQDSFTAVARIPKPVVAAVTGYALGGGCELALCADYRIAGENAKLGQPEILLGVIPGAGGTQRLSRLIGPSRAKDLIFTGRMVKADEALTLGLVDRVVPAAEVYTAAHAWAARLAQGPAIALRAAKESVDAGLETDLETGLAIERNWFAGLFATEDRERGMRSFVEEGPGKAKFL, from the coding sequence ATGACTGTGCATCTCGAAGTGGCCGAAGGCGTGGGCACCATCCGCCTGGACCGCCCGCCCATGAACGCCCTGGACGTCGCGACGCAGGACCGTCTCAAGGAGCTCGCCGAGGAGGCCGCGACCCGCACGGACGTCCGTGCCGTCGTGCTCTACGGCGGGGAGAAGGTGTTCGCGGCCGGCGCGGACATCAAGGAGATGCAGGCCATGGACCACGCCGCGATGGTCGTCCGGTCCCGGGCCCTGCAGGACTCCTTCACCGCCGTCGCCCGCATCCCCAAGCCGGTCGTCGCCGCCGTCACCGGCTACGCGCTGGGCGGCGGCTGCGAGCTCGCCCTCTGCGCCGACTACCGCATCGCCGGGGAGAACGCGAAGCTGGGCCAGCCGGAGATCCTGCTCGGCGTCATTCCCGGCGCCGGCGGCACCCAGCGCCTGTCCCGGCTGATCGGACCCTCCCGGGCCAAGGACCTCATCTTCACCGGTCGCATGGTCAAGGCCGACGAGGCGCTCACCCTCGGCCTCGTCGACCGGGTCGTCCCCGCGGCCGAGGTCTACACGGCCGCCCACGCGTGGGCGGCCCGGCTCGCGCAGGGCCCGGCGATCGCGCTGCGCGCCGCCAAGGAGTCCGTCGACGCGGGCCTGGAGACGGACCTGGAGACCGGACTCGCCATCGAACGGAACTGGTTCGCGGGCCTGTTCGCGACGGAGGACCGGGAGCGCGGGATGCGGAGCTTCGTCGAGGAGGGTCCGGGCAAGGCGAAGTTCCTCTGA
- a CDS encoding L,D-transpeptidase codes for MNGRPISGASVGARTHRSKGVLALLLGVLLLAVTACGGGGGSDREAGSGDGKGKGSSGTADTKVSQAVVKIAPKDGAGDVETSGALKVTAAKGKLTEVRVEDTKGNAVKGSITDGGATWTPASHLAAATKYTVHAVAKDSGGREAAEESAFTTLTPKNTFVGIYTPEDGSKVGVGMPFSVRFTRGITHPGDVEKAIRIKTEPAVDVQGHWFGNDRLDFRPEEYWAAGTKVTVTFDLDGVEGRPGVYGKQAKTVKFTIGRSQVSTVDVKTHKMTVKRDGKVLRTIPVTTGKPGYDTWNGKMVISERLKVTRMNGETVGYGGEYDIKDVPHAQRLTNSGTFIHGNYWGGDAFGNYNASHGCIGLRDVRGGYDGKVAAAWFFDNSITGDVVVVKNSHDKTVAPDNGYNGWNMSWSDWTK; via the coding sequence TTGAACGGGCGACCGATATCGGGGGCGTCGGTTGGCGCACGGACCCACCGGAGCAAGGGAGTCCTGGCCCTGCTGCTGGGAGTCCTGCTGCTCGCGGTGACCGCGTGCGGCGGGGGAGGAGGCTCGGACCGGGAGGCCGGTTCGGGCGACGGCAAGGGCAAGGGATCGAGCGGCACGGCCGACACCAAGGTCTCGCAGGCCGTGGTGAAGATCGCGCCCAAGGACGGCGCGGGCGACGTGGAGACGAGCGGTGCGCTCAAGGTCACCGCCGCCAAGGGCAAGCTGACCGAGGTCCGCGTCGAGGACACCAAGGGAAACGCTGTCAAGGGAAGCATCACCGACGGGGGCGCCACCTGGACGCCGGCGTCGCACCTGGCCGCGGCCACCAAGTACACGGTCCACGCGGTGGCCAAGGACTCCGGTGGCCGTGAGGCCGCCGAGGAGTCGGCGTTCACCACGCTGACCCCGAAGAACACGTTCGTCGGCATCTACACGCCGGAGGACGGCTCCAAGGTCGGCGTCGGGATGCCCTTCTCGGTCCGCTTCACCCGGGGCATCACGCACCCGGGCGACGTCGAGAAGGCCATCAGGATCAAGACGGAGCCCGCGGTCGACGTCCAGGGCCACTGGTTCGGCAACGACCGCCTCGACTTCCGTCCCGAGGAGTACTGGGCGGCCGGCACGAAGGTCACCGTCACCTTCGACCTCGACGGCGTCGAAGGCCGCCCCGGCGTCTACGGCAAGCAGGCCAAGACCGTGAAGTTCACGATCGGCCGCAGCCAGGTCAGCACCGTCGACGTCAAGACCCACAAGATGACCGTCAAGCGGGACGGCAAGGTCCTCAGGACCATCCCCGTCACCACGGGCAAGCCGGGCTACGACACCTGGAACGGCAAGATGGTCATCAGCGAGCGCCTCAAGGTGACGCGCATGAACGGCGAGACGGTCGGCTACGGCGGCGAGTACGACATCAAGGACGTGCCGCACGCCCAGCGCCTGACCAACTCGGGCACGTTCATCCACGGCAACTACTGGGGCGGCGACGCCTTCGGCAACTACAACGCCAGCCACGGCTGCATCGGCCTGCGCGACGTGCGCGGCGGCTACGACGGCAAGGTGGCGGCAGCCTGGTTCTTCGACAACTCGATCACCGGTGACGTGGTCGTGGTCAAGAACTCGCACGACAAGACGGTCGCCCCGGACAACGGCTACAACGGCTGGAACATGTCCTGGTCGGACTGGACCAAGTAA
- a CDS encoding L,D-transpeptidase produces the protein MNHVPTRARRAGAALAAVLTWAGLLAGAAGCSSDGISKGIGEAFGKPRSPEDVIHITPDDTAKGVRPRQPLTVRVPGGRLESVRVVKSQDAQESPVSGRISDDGLSWKPDDPRLALAAKYTIDAVALDGHGRRSARHTTFTTEVPDERFIGYVTPENRSTVGTGMIVSLEFNREIENRAAVERAIRVEASPAVEIRPHWFGKDRVDFRPETYWKPGTKVTVDLRLRDVEAAPGVYGLQSKTFAFTVGRSQVSLVDARAHTMQVRRDGALLATVPITAGAPRTTTYNGKMVVTEMLEVTRMNSRTVGFGGEYNIPDVPHAMRLTDSGTFLHGNYWAPDAFGHTNVSHGCVGLRDVKGGGSDTPAGWFFDRSLVGDVVEVVHSNDKQVAADNGLGGWNMNWKEWKAGFRR, from the coding sequence GTGAACCACGTACCGACGCGCGCGCGGCGCGCAGGGGCCGCGCTGGCCGCCGTACTGACCTGGGCCGGTCTGCTGGCCGGAGCCGCCGGCTGCTCCTCCGACGGGATCTCGAAAGGGATCGGTGAGGCGTTCGGCAAACCCCGCTCGCCCGAGGACGTCATCCACATCACGCCCGACGACACCGCCAAGGGGGTCCGCCCGCGGCAGCCCCTCACGGTACGGGTGCCCGGCGGTCGCCTGGAGTCCGTGAGGGTCGTCAAGTCCCAGGACGCCCAGGAGTCCCCGGTGTCCGGGCGGATCTCCGACGACGGCCTGTCCTGGAAACCGGACGACCCGCGGCTCGCGCTCGCCGCCAAGTACACCATCGACGCGGTGGCTCTGGACGGGCACGGACGCCGCTCGGCCCGGCACACCACCTTCACCACGGAGGTCCCCGACGAGCGCTTCATCGGCTATGTCACCCCGGAGAACCGGTCCACCGTCGGCACCGGAATGATCGTCTCCCTGGAGTTCAACCGGGAGATCGAGAACCGGGCCGCCGTCGAGCGGGCCATCCGGGTGGAGGCGAGCCCGGCCGTCGAGATCCGCCCGCACTGGTTCGGCAAGGACCGCGTCGACTTCCGCCCCGAGACGTACTGGAAGCCCGGCACGAAGGTCACCGTCGACCTGCGCCTGCGCGACGTGGAGGCGGCACCCGGCGTCTACGGACTCCAGTCGAAGACCTTCGCCTTCACCGTCGGCCGCAGTCAGGTCTCCCTCGTCGACGCCCGCGCGCACACCATGCAGGTCCGCCGCGACGGCGCCCTGCTCGCCACGGTGCCGATCACCGCGGGGGCGCCCAGGACGACCACGTACAACGGGAAGATGGTCGTCACCGAGATGCTCGAGGTGACCCGGATGAACAGCCGCACGGTCGGTTTCGGCGGCGAGTACAACATCCCGGACGTCCCGCACGCGATGCGCCTCACCGACTCCGGGACGTTCCTGCACGGCAACTACTGGGCGCCGGACGCCTTCGGGCACACCAACGTCAGCCACGGCTGCGTGGGCCTGCGGGACGTCAAGGGAGGCGGTTCCGACACCCCCGCGGGCTGGTTCTTCGACCGCAGCCTCGTCGGCGACGTCGTCGAGGTCGTGCACAGCAACGACAAGCAGGTCGCGGCCGACAACGGGCTCGGCGGCTGGAACATGAACTGGAAAGAGTGGAAGGCGGGCTTCCGGCGGTGA
- the glgX gene encoding glycogen debranching protein GlgX — MSSAPEQEAVHQGHAAELPMQTATEPAGRSTAVPATTEPEPAAPAPNGARRPKATAVSVWPGAPTPLGARFRVGPDGTTGTNFALWAGGAEAVDLCLFDEAGSETRVPLTELTHEIWHGFVPGVLPGRRYGFRVHGRWDPWTGARWNPAKLLLDPYARAVDGDFTLPPEVYGHVRDWPQQHVADTVRDDRDSAPFVPKGVVVQDDDDWADDHRPKTPWADSVIYELHVRGFTRLHPGIPEELRGTYAGLAHPAAIEHLVRLGVTAVELLPVHQFAHEDHLLRRGLKNYWGYNSIGYFAPHAGYAASGTTGQQVGEFKRMVRALHAAGIEVILDVVYNHTAEAGELGPMLSLRGIDNRGYYRLQSDARRYADYTGCGNTLHVVQPQVLRLITDSLRYWVTEMGVDGFRFDLAAALARSMHDVDMLSPFLAVIAQDPVLRRVKLIAEPWDVGSGGYQVGAFPPLWTEWNDRYRNAVRDFWRGALPDVRDLGYRLSGSSDLYAWGGRRPYASVNFVTAHDGFTLRDMVSYERKHNEANGEGNRDGTDDNRAWNGGVEGESADEGLQALRRQQLRNLLTTLLLSTGVPMLVAGDEFGRTQRGNNNAYCQDNEISWVDWTQLEDPGWRALFELTSRLIALRHEHPVLRRRAFFSGRAHSADGLRDLAWFTARGTEMTERDWYAPAATVGMYLSGRDIPGRDALGVPVTDDSFLAVLHAGDRPASFELPGLPWAARYEVVVDTSREEQGEAPGVVHRAGTAITVPGRSVLLLKVC; from the coding sequence GTGTCGAGCGCACCCGAGCAGGAGGCAGTCCACCAGGGACATGCCGCTGAACTGCCCATGCAGACCGCCACGGAACCGGCGGGGCGGTCCACAGCCGTGCCCGCGACCACGGAGCCGGAACCGGCCGCTCCCGCGCCGAACGGTGCCCGGCGCCCGAAGGCGACCGCCGTCTCCGTGTGGCCGGGTGCCCCGACTCCGCTCGGCGCACGCTTCCGGGTCGGCCCGGACGGCACCACCGGCACCAACTTCGCGCTGTGGGCGGGCGGGGCGGAGGCCGTCGACCTGTGTCTCTTCGACGAGGCGGGCTCCGAGACGCGCGTCCCGCTCACCGAACTCACCCACGAGATCTGGCACGGCTTCGTCCCCGGCGTGCTCCCCGGCCGCCGCTACGGCTTCCGGGTGCACGGCCGCTGGGACCCGTGGACCGGCGCCCGCTGGAACCCGGCGAAGCTGCTCCTCGACCCGTACGCGCGCGCGGTGGACGGCGACTTCACGCTGCCTCCCGAGGTGTACGGGCACGTCCGGGACTGGCCGCAACAGCACGTCGCCGACACCGTGCGCGACGACCGGGACTCGGCGCCGTTCGTCCCCAAGGGCGTCGTCGTGCAGGACGACGACGACTGGGCCGACGACCACCGCCCGAAGACCCCCTGGGCCGACTCGGTGATCTACGAGCTGCACGTCCGCGGATTCACCCGTCTGCACCCCGGAATCCCCGAGGAACTGCGCGGCACCTACGCGGGACTCGCGCATCCGGCCGCGATCGAGCACCTGGTGAGGCTCGGGGTGACGGCGGTGGAGCTGCTGCCAGTGCACCAGTTCGCCCACGAGGACCATCTGCTGCGCCGGGGCCTGAAGAACTACTGGGGCTACAACTCGATCGGCTACTTCGCCCCGCACGCGGGCTACGCGGCCTCCGGGACGACGGGCCAGCAGGTCGGCGAGTTCAAGCGGATGGTGCGCGCGCTGCACGCGGCCGGCATCGAGGTCATCCTCGACGTGGTCTACAACCACACCGCGGAGGCGGGCGAGCTGGGCCCGATGCTGTCGCTGCGCGGCATCGACAACCGCGGCTACTACCGGCTCCAGTCCGACGCCCGCCGTTACGCCGACTACACGGGCTGCGGCAACACCCTGCACGTCGTGCAGCCGCAGGTGCTGCGGCTGATCACGGACTCGCTGCGGTACTGGGTGACCGAGATGGGCGTCGACGGCTTCCGTTTCGACCTCGCGGCCGCGCTCGCCCGGTCCATGCACGACGTCGACATGCTGTCGCCGTTCCTCGCCGTCATCGCGCAGGACCCGGTGCTGCGCCGGGTCAAGCTGATCGCCGAGCCGTGGGACGTGGGCTCGGGCGGCTACCAGGTGGGTGCCTTCCCGCCGCTGTGGACGGAGTGGAACGACCGCTACCGCAACGCCGTACGGGACTTCTGGCGCGGTGCCCTGCCCGACGTGCGGGACCTGGGGTACCGGCTGTCCGGGTCGAGCGACCTGTACGCCTGGGGCGGCCGGCGCCCGTACGCGTCGGTGAACTTCGTGACCGCGCACGACGGTTTCACCCTGCGGGACATGGTGTCCTACGAGCGCAAGCACAACGAGGCGAACGGCGAGGGCAACCGGGACGGCACGGACGACAACCGCGCCTGGAACGGCGGGGTGGAGGGCGAGAGCGCGGACGAGGGCCTCCAGGCGCTGCGGCGGCAGCAGTTGAGGAACCTGCTGACCACCCTGCTGCTGTCGACCGGTGTCCCGATGCTGGTCGCCGGCGACGAGTTCGGGCGGACCCAGCGGGGCAACAACAACGCGTACTGCCAGGACAACGAGATCAGCTGGGTCGACTGGACGCAGTTGGAGGACCCCGGCTGGCGGGCGCTGTTCGAGCTGACGTCCCGGCTGATCGCGCTGCGGCACGAGCATCCGGTGCTGCGCCGGCGGGCGTTCTTCTCCGGGCGGGCCCATTCGGCCGACGGGCTGCGGGACCTGGCCTGGTTCACCGCGCGGGGCACCGAGATGACGGAACGCGACTGGTACGCGCCCGCCGCGACGGTCGGGATGTACCTGTCCGGGCGGGACATCCCGGGCCGGGACGCGCTGGGCGTCCCGGTGACCGACGACAGTTTCCTCGCCGTGCTGCACGCCGGGGACCGGCCGGCCTCCTTCGAACTGCCGGGGCTGCCGTGGGCCGCTCGCTACGAGGTGGTCGTGGACACCTCGCGGGAGGAGCAGGGCGAGGCGCCCGGTGTCGTGCACCGGGCGGGGACGGCGATCACGGTGCCGGGGCGGTCGGTGCTGCTGCTGAAGGTGTGCTGA
- a CDS encoding response regulator transcription factor, whose product MTDDPAARRSDAVITLLLVDDHPVVRDGLRGMFESAPGFTVLGEASDGVEAVALAASLDPDVVLMDLRMPGGNGVEAIAELTRRGARAKVLVLTTYDTDSDTLPAIEAGATGYLLKDAPRDELFTAVRAAAEGRTVLSPAVASRLVSAVRAPAPAESLSAREREVLALVARGTSNREIARVLFISEATVKTHLTHLYNKLGVKDRAAAVARAYDRGILG is encoded by the coding sequence ATGACCGATGACCCCGCGGCCCGCCGCTCCGACGCCGTGATCACCCTCCTCCTCGTCGACGACCATCCCGTCGTACGCGACGGACTGCGCGGCATGTTCGAGTCCGCCCCCGGCTTCACGGTGCTCGGCGAGGCCTCGGACGGGGTGGAGGCGGTGGCGCTCGCCGCGTCCCTCGACCCGGACGTCGTCCTGATGGACCTGCGGATGCCCGGCGGCAACGGCGTCGAGGCCATCGCCGAACTCACCCGCCGCGGCGCCCGCGCCAAGGTCCTCGTCCTGACGACGTACGACACCGACTCCGACACCCTGCCCGCCATCGAGGCGGGCGCGACCGGCTACCTCCTCAAGGACGCGCCCCGCGACGAGCTGTTCACCGCCGTCCGCGCGGCGGCGGAGGGCCGCACCGTGCTGTCCCCGGCGGTCGCCTCCCGTCTGGTGTCCGCGGTGCGCGCCCCCGCGCCCGCCGAGTCCCTCTCCGCCCGCGAACGCGAGGTGCTGGCGCTGGTCGCCCGGGGCACCTCCAACCGCGAGATCGCCCGGGTGCTGTTCATCAGCGAGGCCACCGTCAAGACGCACCTCACCCACCTGTACAACAAGCTCGGCGTCAAGGACCGCGCGGCAGCGGTCGCCCGGGCCTACGACCGGGGCATCCTCGGCTGA
- a CDS encoding sensor histidine kinase, with amino-acid sequence MTSAPRQDSAAAAARTVEERWASFHRYGPLGLLGVAVVLSVATAGVVGMNSTDWYVGVPLVLAALALQLWWIRAMRSRPGPTPASIGYFWIRWAIAFVLALTNPFYAFYAAASYFDVERLLPRRTVRVGVIAAVVVVAGSQSGGLPPHGAVGWAVFGGLLAVNVTLAAIMGHLNAKENERALVQAATIAELERTNTALQQALDENAALHAQLLVQAREAGVADERRRLAAEIHDTIAQGLTGIIAQLQVVSGTPDPAAARDHVTRAADLARHSLGEARRSVQNLAPVALADDGLPEALKKTVAEWGERNDVRAEFTVTGVAEQLHDEVSATLLRIAQEALSNASRHARAGRVGVTLSFMVDEVTLDVRDDGHGFDPLAVPARTGTGGFGLDGMRARAERIAGSLTVESEPGHGTAVSARVPLVRHDR; translated from the coding sequence ATGACGAGCGCACCGCGACAGGACAGCGCGGCCGCCGCGGCACGGACCGTGGAGGAACGCTGGGCCAGCTTCCACCGCTACGGCCCCCTCGGCCTGCTCGGCGTCGCCGTCGTCCTCTCCGTGGCGACGGCCGGCGTCGTCGGCATGAACAGCACGGACTGGTACGTGGGCGTACCGCTGGTGCTCGCCGCGCTGGCCCTCCAGCTCTGGTGGATCCGGGCGATGCGCAGCAGACCCGGCCCGACCCCCGCCAGCATCGGCTACTTCTGGATCCGCTGGGCCATCGCCTTCGTCCTCGCCCTGACCAACCCGTTCTACGCCTTCTACGCGGCCGCCTCCTACTTCGACGTCGAGCGGCTGCTGCCCCGCCGCACGGTGCGGGTGGGGGTGATCGCCGCGGTCGTCGTGGTGGCCGGATCGCAGTCCGGCGGGCTGCCGCCGCACGGCGCCGTCGGCTGGGCCGTGTTCGGCGGGCTGCTCGCCGTCAACGTCACCCTCGCCGCGATCATGGGCCACCTCAACGCCAAGGAGAACGAGCGGGCCCTCGTCCAGGCCGCCACCATCGCCGAACTGGAGCGCACGAACACCGCGTTGCAGCAGGCCCTCGACGAGAACGCCGCCCTGCACGCCCAACTCCTCGTCCAGGCGCGGGAGGCCGGAGTCGCGGACGAGCGCCGCCGGCTCGCCGCCGAGATCCACGACACCATCGCGCAGGGCCTGACCGGCATCATCGCCCAGCTCCAGGTCGTCTCCGGCACCCCGGACCCGGCCGCCGCCCGCGACCACGTGACCCGCGCCGCCGACCTCGCCCGGCACAGCCTCGGCGAGGCCCGCCGCTCCGTGCAGAACCTCGCCCCCGTGGCCCTGGCCGACGACGGCCTGCCCGAGGCGCTGAAGAAGACCGTCGCCGAATGGGGCGAACGCAACGACGTCCGGGCCGAGTTCACCGTCACCGGCGTCGCCGAGCAGCTCCACGACGAGGTCTCGGCGACCCTCCTGCGGATCGCTCAGGAAGCCCTCTCGAACGCCTCCCGGCACGCCCGCGCCGGCCGGGTCGGGGTGACCCTCAGCTTCATGGTCGACGAGGTCACCCTCGACGTCCGCGACGACGGACACGGCTTCGACCCGCTCGCCGTCCCCGCCCGCACCGGCACCGGAGGGTTCGGCCTCGACGGCATGCGCGCCCGCGCCGAACGCATCGCCGGCTCCCTCACCGTCGAGTCCGAGCCGGGACACGGCACGGCGGTCTCCGCTCGCGTACCGTTGGTGCGCCATGACCGATGA
- a CDS encoding ABC transporter permease gives MNTAVVRTEIRLFRREPGAIFWILLFPTLLLAILGSIPSFRQPDPSFGGLRPIDAYVPVAVLLGLIVGCLQSMPQSLTGYRERGILRRMSTTPVRPAALLSAQMLVFGGAALVSALLALTVGRLVFDVTLPRQAGGYLLALVLAVLAALALGAVVSAVSRTTKIAGAIGSAVFFPMMFCAGVWLPVQAMPDTLARIVGYTPFGAAAQALNQAAAGHWPGWSHLGVLVAWTVLLSAGAARWFRWE, from the coding sequence CTGAACACCGCCGTCGTCCGGACCGAGATCCGGCTCTTCCGCCGCGAACCCGGCGCCATCTTCTGGATCCTGCTCTTCCCCACCCTCCTGCTGGCGATCCTCGGCTCGATCCCCTCCTTCCGGCAGCCCGACCCCTCCTTCGGCGGCCTGCGCCCCATCGACGCCTACGTCCCCGTCGCCGTCCTGCTCGGTCTGATCGTGGGCTGTCTCCAGTCGATGCCGCAGTCCCTGACCGGCTACCGCGAGCGCGGCATCCTGCGCCGCATGTCGACCACCCCCGTACGGCCCGCCGCGCTGCTGTCCGCGCAGATGCTGGTGTTCGGCGGCGCGGCACTCGTCTCCGCCCTGCTCGCGCTCACCGTCGGCCGCCTCGTCTTCGACGTGACCCTGCCCCGGCAGGCCGGCGGCTACCTCCTCGCGCTGGTCCTCGCCGTCCTGGCCGCCCTCGCGCTCGGCGCGGTGGTCTCCGCCGTGTCCCGCACGACGAAGATCGCGGGCGCGATCGGGTCCGCGGTGTTCTTCCCGATGATGTTCTGCGCCGGTGTCTGGCTGCCGGTGCAGGCCATGCCGGACACCCTCGCCCGGATCGTCGGGTACACGCCGTTCGGCGCCGCCGCCCAGGCCCTGAACCAGGCCGCCGCGGGGCACTGGCCGGGCTGGTCCCACCTGGGCGTCCTCGTCGCCTGGACGGTGCTGCTGTCGGCCGGGGCCGCGCGCTGGTTCCGCTGGGAGTGA
- a CDS encoding ABC transporter ATP-binding protein, which translates to MSVIEVSGLRKSYGGRAVVDGVSFTVEEGEIFGILGPNGAGKTTTVECVEGLRVPDAGRVRVTGLDPFADREATSRVLGAQLQQSELQAKLTVREALELYAAFYPHPADWRPLAERLGLTDRLTTGFGKLSGGQKQRLFIALALIGNPRVVVLDELTTGLDPRARRDTWELIEDIRAQGVTVLLVTHFMEEAQRLCDRIAVIDKGRVAALDTPAGLIRRSNGSTVISFTPSAPLDERDLAALPALASVEDKDGRITLSGTDETVNAVITLLARHRITAHQLRVTDATLDDAFLDLTEAAA; encoded by the coding sequence ATGTCAGTCATCGAAGTGAGCGGACTGCGCAAGTCCTACGGCGGCCGGGCCGTCGTCGACGGTGTCTCCTTCACCGTCGAGGAGGGCGAGATCTTCGGGATCCTCGGCCCGAACGGCGCCGGCAAGACCACCACCGTCGAGTGCGTCGAGGGCCTGCGGGTCCCGGACGCCGGCCGGGTCCGGGTCACCGGGCTCGACCCCTTCGCCGACCGCGAGGCCACCAGCCGCGTCCTCGGCGCCCAGCTCCAGCAGAGCGAACTCCAGGCCAAGCTCACCGTGCGCGAGGCACTGGAGCTGTACGCCGCCTTCTATCCGCACCCCGCCGACTGGCGCCCGCTCGCCGAACGCCTCGGCCTCACCGACCGGCTCACCACCGGGTTCGGCAAACTCTCCGGTGGCCAGAAACAGCGCCTGTTCATCGCGCTCGCGCTCATCGGCAACCCGCGCGTCGTCGTCCTCGACGAGCTGACCACCGGGCTCGACCCGCGGGCCCGCCGCGACACCTGGGAACTCATCGAGGACATCCGCGCGCAGGGCGTCACCGTCCTCCTCGTCACCCACTTCATGGAGGAGGCCCAGCGGCTCTGCGACCGGATCGCGGTCATCGACAAGGGCCGGGTCGCCGCGCTGGACACCCCGGCCGGGCTGATCCGCCGCTCGAACGGCTCGACCGTCATCAGCTTCACGCCGTCGGCGCCGCTGGACGAGCGGGACCTCGCCGCGCTGCCCGCGCTCGCCTCCGTGGAGGACAAGGACGGCCGGATCACCCTGTCCGGCACCGACGAGACGGTGAACGCCGTGATCACCCTCCTCGCCCGCCACCGCATCACCGCCCACCAACTCCGCGTCACCGACGCCACCCTGGACGACGCGTTCCTGGACCTGACGGAGGCAGCAGCATGA